The Polyangium mundeleinium genome contains the following window.
AAGAGGAGCTTTTCCTTCACGTCGCGGAACTGACGGCTCTCGATCTCGAACCGATCATTTCGCCCCGAAAAACCGAACGTGTAGAGCTTCTGCTCCAGCACGAAATCGGGGGTCAAGAACTCGTCGATGAACGTCACGTCATTGTAGAGCGCGCGGACCTGGAAGATCTTCTGGCGACCGAGGCCGAGGCGCATGTCCCAGCTCCGCTTCGCGTCGAGATCGTTGCACTCCTCCCACTCGCGGCCGAAGCGCCCCTTGTTCCAGCGATCCTCGATGTACCGGAAGAGCTCGACCCCGACCTTGTACGGGTTCAGCCGCCCCGGCGCCGTGGCCATGACGCCCGCGTTGTTGTCGGCGTAATCGATGATCTCCGAGGCATCGAGGATCTTCTCCGTGAGGATCTTCGAATGCCAGTACGCCGCCCAGCCCTCGTTCATGATCTTGGTCTGGCGCTGCGGCACGAAATAGAGGGCCTCGTCGCGGATGACCTCCAGAACGTCGCGCTCCCAGCGCTCCAAAGGCGCGTGATCGAGCAGGAAGCCGAGCACGTCCCGCTCCGGCCGCTCGGGGACCTTGCGCTCGGGTTTGTCCCTCGCGAGCTGCTTCTTCTTGGCCTCGATGTACTCCTCCGGGTTGATGAAGGATTCCATGTACTCCTTCGCCCGGAGCCGCGGCACCTCGATCGGCTTCTCGTCCTCCTCCTCATCGCCCTTCTTCGTCGTCCCGCGGCCCGAAAACGGCTGCCACGGATCGATGAGGTTCTCCAGCGAGAGGCATCGATCGATGAAATCCTCGACCTTGTTGATCCCGTGCCGCTCGATGTGCCGCGCGACGCGCGCGCCGTGGTTCGCCATCTTGTCGATCCAGCGCCGATCAGGGTCGTAGGGGCTCGTCTTGCGCACCGGATCGATGATGTTTCCCTTTTGATCGAGGTCGGTCGAGCGGAAGCAGAAGTTGTTCTTGAAGAAGTCCACGTGCGCGTACACGTGGGCCATCACGAGCTTCTGATCCGTGAGCGAGTTCCCTTCGAGCAAATAGGCGTACGAGGGGTTGTTGTTGATGACCATCTCGTAAATCTTCGAGAGGCCATATTCGTAGCTTTTCGAAAGCTGCTCGTACTCCATGCCGTACCGCCAGTGCGGATACCGGCTCGGGAAACCGCCGTACGCGGCGATCTCGTTCATCTGGTCGTACGTCAGGATCTCGAAGATCACGGGGAAGAAGTCGAGGCCATACTCGCGCGCCACGGCCTCGACGCGCTCCTGCTCGGCCCGCAGGTAGCGGGGGAGCGCGGTGTTCAGCGCAAACTTGCTCATCTCGCCTCTACGCCCCCTCTCACTTCCCCTTGCCCAGGAAATCCTTGATGCTCCCCACGATCCCGTCCTTGTCCCGGATCTCGCTCGTGACGACGCGCTCGTCCCGCCCGAAATGCTCGCGCAGATCCTTGATGAACTGGCCCGAGCCGTACGGGCTCTCGACCTGACCGTACGCGAACATGTTCGCGCGCGGCAAAACCTTGTTTTTCAGGACGTCCACGCACGCGAGCGTGTCATCCATCGACCAGTTGTCCCCGTCCGAGAAATGGAACGGATAGATGTTCCACTCGTCCGGCGGATAATCGGCGTCGATGATCTGCGAGCAGAGCTTGTACGCGCTCGAGATCATCGTGCCGCCCGACTCGCGCGTGTGGAAAAACGTATCCCGATCGACCTCGCGCGCGACCGCGTCGTGGATGATGAACCGCGATTCGAGCCCCTTGTATTGCTTCGTCAGCCACGCGTCGATCCAGAAGGACTCGATACGAACGATCTCCTTCTGCTCGTCGCCCATCGAGCCCGAGACGTCCATCATGTAGATGATGACCGCGTTCGCGACGGGCTCGGTGACCGTCTTCCACGATCGATATCGTTTGTCGTCCGGGACGGGCACCACGACCGGTTTGTCGTGCTGGAACGTTCCGCTCGCGATCATGCGCTTCAGCGCCTCGCGGTACGTGCGCTTGAAATGGCGCAAGGACTCGGGGCCGACGCGCCGGATCCCCGAATACCGATCGTGCGCATTCGAGATCTTGTTCTTGCCCTTGTCCTGGATGTCCGGCAGTTCGAGCTCTTCGCCCAGGATGGCCGCGAGCTCGTCGAGCGTGACGTCGACCTCGAGGATGTGCTCCCCCGCGTCGCTGCCAGCTTGCCCTTGCCCGGGCTGCTTCTCGTCCCCGCCGTGGATCGGGTCGCCAGGGTTGCCATCCCCCTGCCCCACGCCCCCCCGCTGCTTGTCCCCGTACCGGAACCGCGGGATGTCGATATGCGGGATCGGGATCGATACGAGATCCTTGCCCTTGCGCCCGACGAGCTCGCCTTGCGAGATGTACTTGCGCAGGTTCTGCCGGATCCTCCCGCGGACGATCTGGCGAAAACGGCCGTGGTCCTGGTCGATCTTCAGCGACACCCCGGAAGTGTAGCAGATCCGATCCAAAGGAGGCCCTTTCTGCCCGACGAACTGCGCGGCCGCCAAGCACATTCCCCGCACGTCCAGCCTGGTCCACGCATGCCCACGCCGCTCCGCCCGCGCGCTCGATCGTCGGGTCGCTCACGCGCGCTCGATGCGCGGCCGTTCCGCGCGTGGAACAAGCGTTCCGTGATCGGCGCGATCCAGCGGCGAATTGGGCGTCCAGGACAGCGCCTGTGATACGCTCCCAGATGATGTCGCGGGGCACTTATTCCATAAGGATGCTTTGGTTCGTGCTGTCGCTCGTGGCCCTCGGATGCGGGGGGCGGGCGGAGCTGCTCGGACCAGGACAAGGCGAGGGCGGCCAGGGCGGCCAGGGCGGCCAGGGCGGAGGCATTCCCTGCCTCGAAGACGGGAGCCCCTGTCAGGGCGGAAGCCCCTGCTGCAACGGCACCTGCGAGAACGGGGTTTGCGGCCCGTCGACCTGCCTGCCCGACCAGGCGCCTTGCACGGACGCGAGCGAGTGCTGCGCCGGCATCTGCGCGAACGAGCGCTGCGGCTTCAATGAGTGTTCCCCCGACGGCTTCGGCTGCGTCTCGGGCCTCGATTGCTGCAGCGGCATCTGTCAAAACAGCGTCTGCGGGTTCGGCCCGTGTTTGCCGAACGGTGCGAGCTGCGTCGAAGGCGGCCAGTGCTGCGGCGGCGGCTGCTTCCAGGGCCTCTGCAGCAACGCGTGCCTGCCCGACGGCTCGGCCTGCTTCGAGAACATCCAGTGTTGCAGCGGCGCCTGCAACGACGGCAGCTGCGGCTTCAACCCGTGCGTGCCCGACGGCGAGAAGTGCATGTCGGGCTTCGACTGCTGCAACGGCTCGTGCATCAACGGGGTCTGCGGCATCGGGCAGTGCACGGGCAACGGCCTCATGTGCAGCTCGCCCGACGAGTGCTGCTCCGGCCTCTGCTCGAACGGCGTTTGCCTCGGCAAGCCCTGCTCGCACGACGTCTGCGTGGTCGGCCCCGCGCTCGATCCCGGCTGCGGGCCGTGCGCCGCGTCGATCTGCCAGCTCGACCCGTTCTGCTGCAACGCGAACTGGGACGGGCTCTGCGTGAACGCCGTGGACTCGCTCTGCGGGCTGAACTGCGGCGAGTGCACGGAGGACGGCCTGCCGTGCATGTTGGGGGATCAGTGCTGCTCGCAGGTCTGCAACGCGAACGGGACGTGCGGCCCGCTCGTCTGCGCGCCCGACGGCAAGGTCTGCAAGACCGGCGCCGAGTGCTGCACCGGGCAGTGCTCGAACGGCGTCTGCGGTCCGCCGGTCTGCAAGCCGAACGGCGTGCCCTGCATGCTCGCCGGCGAGTGCTGCACGAACCAGTGCTCGAGCGGCGTCTGCGGTCCGCCGGTCTGCAAGCCCGACGGCCAGATGTGCGCGGGCGCCGGCGAATGCTGCACGGGCCTCTGCTCGGACGGCGTCTGCGGCCCGCCCAAGTGCCAGCCCGACGGCAACGGCTGCATGACGGCCGGCGAGTGCTGCACGGGCGTCTGCACGAACGGCGTCTGCGGCAAACCCGTCTGCCAGCCGGACGGCGTTCTCTGCAACGTGCCGGGCGATTGCTGCTCGGGGCTCTGCTCGGACGGCGTTTGCGGCCCGCCCAAGTGCCAGCCCGATGGCGCCATGTGCATGAACAGCGCCGCGTGCTGCACCGGGCAGTGCACGAACGGCATCTGCGGCGCGCCCGCCTGCCCGTCGGACGGCAGCGTGTGCGGCAACTGCGTGGCGCAGAGCTGCTGCAACCAGCTCCAGAACTGCATCAACAACCCCACCTGCCAGAACAACGTGCAGTGCTTCCTCACGTGCGTGGCCGGCGGATCGAGCCCGGGCCCGTGCTTCTTCCAGTGCGTGAACAGCCCGCAAGCCGTGCAGCTCCTCGTCTGCCTCGGCTCGAACTGCGGCCAGGGCACCTGCTTCTAGTCGTGCCCGCC
Protein-coding sequences here:
- a CDS encoding DUF444 family protein produces the protein MSLKIDQDHGRFRQIVRGRIRQNLRKYISQGELVGRKGKDLVSIPIPHIDIPRFRYGDKQRGGVGQGDGNPGDPIHGGDEKQPGQGQAGSDAGEHILEVDVTLDELAAILGEELELPDIQDKGKNKISNAHDRYSGIRRVGPESLRHFKRTYREALKRMIASGTFQHDKPVVVPVPDDKRYRSWKTVTEPVANAVIIYMMDVSGSMGDEQKEIVRIESFWIDAWLTKQYKGLESRFIIHDAVAREVDRDTFFHTRESGGTMISSAYKLCSQIIDADYPPDEWNIYPFHFSDGDNWSMDDTLACVDVLKNKVLPRANMFAYGQVESPYGSGQFIKDLREHFGRDERVVTSEIRDKDGIVGSIKDFLGKGK
- a CDS encoding SpoVR family protein; this translates as MSKFALNTALPRYLRAEQERVEAVAREYGLDFFPVIFEILTYDQMNEIAAYGGFPSRYPHWRYGMEYEQLSKSYEYGLSKIYEMVINNNPSYAYLLEGNSLTDQKLVMAHVYAHVDFFKNNFCFRSTDLDQKGNIIDPVRKTSPYDPDRRWIDKMANHGARVARHIERHGINKVEDFIDRCLSLENLIDPWQPFSGRGTTKKGDEEEDEKPIEVPRLRAKEYMESFINPEEYIEAKKKQLARDKPERKVPERPERDVLGFLLDHAPLERWERDVLEVIRDEALYFVPQRQTKIMNEGWAAYWHSKILTEKILDASEIIDYADNNAGVMATAPGRLNPYKVGVELFRYIEDRWNKGRFGREWEECNDLDAKRSWDMRLGLGRQKIFQVRALYNDVTFIDEFLTPDFVLEQKLYTFGFSGRNDRFEIESRQFRDVKEKLLFSLTNFGDPYIRVIDANHQNRGELLLEHQHGGVDLRADYARETLVSLVRCWKRPVAVATRLDNKPVLLRYDGKEHSMTPYKL